From Vicia villosa cultivar HV-30 ecotype Madison, WI unplaced genomic scaffold, Vvil1.0 ctg.002312F_1_1, whole genome shotgun sequence, the proteins below share one genomic window:
- the LOC131638429 gene encoding uncharacterized protein LOC131638429, which translates to MSLEVEFSSEEIRAAVWDSDGDKSPGPDVLANRLKKVLENIISPTQSAFVPGRQILDGVLALNEIVDHAKRQKRECFVFKSSLSILVNGCPTKDFVVERGLRQGDPLSPFLFTLVVEGLAVLFNSATTSGSFVGYSISNNVDVKIPQFADDTVIVEQGSWQNLWSIKSIFKGFELILGLKVNFHKSKVMGVNVAESFLETASHFLGCSREKLPFKFLGIQVGLNPRIGDSWKLVLNGLKNKLSCWKSRSLSIGGRIKGVNWVSWHNICKPKAEGGLGIKHIDHFNNALLSKWKWRILKEGSSLWKNILESRYGDVQKAVLLGVDFKLRKTDSIWWKDMMAASMSKTNGLDCFAGNISFKLGDGKNIMFWFGRWFGGAPLKNRFPLLFSLSRKPQGSIMEMGVRVGLVWLWNFQVDSNVLMENPGAMMEALELLELLGGVRPKEGVEDMLKWSKNSDGNFTVKSCSSCLREYNLEAIVESTILKAINRFWCSEVPSRIKVFG; encoded by the exons ATGTCGCTGGAAGTAGAGTTTTCGAGTGAGGAGATTAGAGCTGCTGTTTGGGATTCAGACGGGGACAAAAGCCCAGGCCCTGACG TATTGGCGAATAGATTAAAGAAGGTATTGGAGAACATTATTTCCCCAACACAATCTGCTTTTGTTCCTGGCAGACAAATTTTAGATGGGGTTTTGGCTCTTAATGAAATTGTGGATCATGCGAAAAGGCAAAAGAGGGAGTGTTTTGTTTTCAAG AGTTCGTTATCGATTTTGGTAAATGGTTGCCCGACGAAAGATTTTGTGGTTGAAAGGGGATTAAGACAAGGAGATCCCTTGTCACCCTTTCTATTTACCTTGGTGGTGGAAGGGCTGGCTGTGCTTTTTAATTCAGCTACAACATCTGGAAGTTTTGTGGGTTATAGCATAAGTAACAATGTTGATGTGAAGATCCCCCAGTTTGCTGATGATACGGTAATTGTTGAGCAAGGGAGTTGGCAGAATTTATGGAGTATTAAATCAATTTTCAAGGGCTTCGAACTGATATTGGGTTTAAAGGTGAATTTCCATAAGAGCAAGGTGATGGGTGTGAATGTGGCGGAGAGTTTTCTGGAAACAGCATCTCATTTCTTGGGCTGCAGTAGGGAGAAGCTTCCATTTAAGTTTCTCGGCATTCAAGTGGGGCTAAATCCTAGGATAGGTGACTCGTGGAAGTTGGTGTTGAATGGTTTGAAGAATAAGTTGTCTTGTTGGAAGTCAAGATCTTTATCCATTGGTGGCAGA ATAAAAGGTGTTAATTGGGTTAGTTGGCATAACATATGTAAACCTAAAGCGGAAGGAGGTTTGGGTATCAAACATATCGATCATTTTAATAACGCACTGTTATccaaatggaagtggaggattttGAAAGAGGGGTCATCTTTGTGGAAGAATATTCTTGAATCAAGATATGGTGATGTACAAAAAGCTGTGTTATTGGGTGTGGATTTTAAGTTGAGAAAGACTGACTCCATATGGTGGAAAGATATGATGGCGGCAAGCATGTCAAAAACTAATGGCCTTGATTGTTTTGCAGGTAATATAAGCTTCAAACTGGGCGATGGAAAAAATATAATGTTCTGGTTTGGAAGATGGTTTGGAGGGGCTCCTTTAAAAAATCGGTTTCCTCTGTTGTTTAGTCTATCCAGGAAGCCGCAGGGTAGCATTATGGAGATGGGCGTTCGCGTGGGGCTGGTTTGGTTGTGGAATTTTCAAGTGGACTCAAATGTCTTGATGGAAAATCCGGGAGCGATGATGGAGGCTCTTGAACTACTGGAACTTCTAGGAGGGGTTCGGCCCAAGGAAGGTGTGGAGGATATGCTAAAATGGTCGAAAAATTCAGACGGTAACTTTACGGTTAAAAGTTGTTCATCTTGTTTACGGGAATATAACTTAGAAGCTATTGTAGAATCAACCATTCTTAAGGCCATTAACAGATTTTGGTGCTCTGAGGTCCCTTCACGAATTAAGGTGTTTGGTTAG
- the LOC131638428 gene encoding uncharacterized protein LOC131638428, with translation MAQPLTNANIRSCIKKEFKLSEEEFDANHINVRALYASQGLEKDVNMYAKEEVITTKNKLVRCTMRFQTIDDDDEHVHDAFLHYMSNIISLPITAAMSNSSSHSYCINGLSPTTTTTTTTTAATITTTTTTATTSTTTIAATATTTATASTTTTDTTATTTTTATTATTITDTTATATTTKKC, from the exons ATGGCACAACCTTTAACAAATGCCAACATAAGATcctgcatcaagaaagaattTAAACTTTCTGAAGAAGAGTTTGATGCGAACCACATCAATGTTCGTGCTCTTTATGCTAGTCAGGGACTTGAAAAAGATGTTAACATGTATGCTAAAGAAGAGGtaataacaacaaaaaacaaattaGTTAGATGTACAATGAG GTTCCAAactattgatgatgatgatgaacatgTGCACGATGCTTTTTTACACT ATATGAGCAATAtcatctcacttccaatcactgcAGCAATGTCTAACAGTTCCAGTCATAGTTACTGTATCAACGGCCTTTcacctactactactactactactactactactgctGCTACtattactactactactactactgctACTACTTCTACTACTACTATTGCCGCTACTGCTACTACTACTGCTACTGCTTCTACTACTACTACCGATACTActgctactactactactactgctACTACTGCTACTACTATTACTGATACTACTGCTACTGCTACTACTACTAAAAAATGCTGA
- the LOC131638415 gene encoding ABC transporter G family member 5-like produces the protein MKKQWCEIEAIGINYKIHSTKTIKQPFKIFNKPLKPDDEANAREMPGSGVKHVLKDVNCMAKPCEILAIVGPSGAGKSSLLEILAGRVSPQNGGSILVNQEHVDKSQFRKFSGYVTQKDTLFPLLTVEETMMFSAKLRLNLPQEKLCSKVKSLIQELGLSHVARTRVGDGDDRIRGISGGERRRVSIGVEVIHDPKVLILDEATSGLDSTSALQIIDMLKVMAESRGRTIILSIHQPGFRIVKLFNSILLLDNGSVLHHGSVDLLDVNLRLMGLELPLHVNVVEFAIESIETIQQHQQSLQVQTGAPKRVLGSMILKKGDDQGESRSGKLTLLQLFQQSKVFDIETINVGMDFTCDYANSRLRETMILAHRFSKNILRTNELFAFKTVQMLISGLVLGSIFGNLKDGLVGAEQRVGLFAFILTFLLSSTIDALPIFLQEREILMKETSSGSYRVSSYALANGLVYLPFLLILAILFAVPLYWIVGLNQNFTAFLHFLLLIWLILYTANSVVVCFSALVPNFIVGNSVIAGVIGSSFLFSGYFISNHEIPKYWIFMHYLSLFKYPFEGFLINEFTNSKKCLEYMFGACVMKGEDILKEEGYGGESSRWKNVGVMVSFIFAYRFISYIILRYRCSQRVIF, from the coding sequence ATGAAGAAACAATGGTGTGAGATTGAGGCAATAGGCATTAACTATAAGATCCATAGCACAAAGACAATAAAACAGCCTTTTAAAATCTTCAACAAACCTCTAAAACCAGACGATGAAGCAAACGCCAGAGAAATGCCGGGTAGTGGAGTTAAGCATGTTCTCAAGGATGTTAATTGCATGGCCAAGCCATGTGAAATTCTTGCGATTGTTGGGCCAAGTGGAGCAGGAAAATCATCACTGCTGGAGATTCTTGCTGGTAGAGTTAGTCCACAGAATGGAGGTTCTATCTTGGTGAACCAGGAGCATGTAGATAAATCTCAGTTCAGAAAATTTTCAGGGTATGTTACACAAAAGGATACCCTTTTCCCCTTGCTTACGGTTGAAGAAACCATGATGTTTAGTGCAAAACtaaggctgaatcttcctcaagAAAAACTATGCTCCAAGGTTAAGTCACTGATTCAAGAGCTTGGTCTTAGCCATGTTGCTAGGACTAGAGTAGGAGATGGAGATGATAGAATCCGCGGAATATCCGGTGGCGAGAGGCGCCGAGTTTCCATTGGTGTTGAAGTCATACATGATCCGAAAGTGTTGATTCTTGATGAAGCAACTTCGGGTCTTGACAGTACCTCAGCTTTGCAAATAATTGATATGCTGAAAGTCATGGCTGAATCTAGGGGGAGAACTATAATACTTAGTATTCATCAACCCGGGTTCAGGATAGTGAAGTTGTTCAATTCAATACTGTTGTTAGACAATGGCAGTGTGTTGCATCATGGGAGTGTGGATTTGTTGGATGTGAATCTGAGGTTGATGGGTTTAGAGCTTCCTCTTCATGTTAATGTTGTTGAGTTTGCTATTGAATCCATTGAGACTATTCAGCAACATCAACAAAGTCTGCAAGTTCAGACCGGAGCGCCGAAACGGGTACTCGGGTCGATGATACTAAAGAAAGGAGATGATCAAGGTGAAAGCAGAAGTGGTAAGTTAACTCTACTACAGCTATTTCAACAATCCAAGGTATTTGACATCGAAACCATCAATGTCGGAATGGATTTCACTTGTGATTATGCTAATTCTAGATTGAGAGAAACAATGATTCTTGCTCATAGATTCTCCAAAAACATTCTACGTACGAATGAGCTCTTTGCATTTAAGACAGTTCAGATGCTAATTTCTGGTCTGGTTTTAGGCTCCATATTTGGTAATCTCAAAGATGGTTTAGTGGGAGCAGAACAGAGAGTTGGTTTATTTGCTTTCATATTAACGTTTTTGTTATCAAGCACCATTGATGCTCTACCAATTTTCCTACAAGAAAGGGAGATTCTAATGAAGGAGACATCAAGTGGAAGCTACAGAGTTTCATCCTATGCTTTAGCCAATGGCCTAGTTTACTTGCCATTTCTACTCATACTAGCCATTTTATTCGCAGTGCCGCTGTACTGGATTGTCGGTCTCAACCAAAACTTCACGGCGTTTTTGCACTTTCTGTTGCTAATCTGGCTGATTCTGTATACTGCAAATTCGGTTGTGGTATGTTTCAGTGCTCTGGTGCCTAATTTCATTGTTGGAAATTCAGTAATTGCCGGTGTCATTGGTTCGTCTTTTTTGTTTTCTGGTTACTTCATATCCAATCATGAAATTCCAAAGTACTGGATTTTCATGCATTATTTATCTCTATTTAAGTATCCCTTTGAAGGGTTTCTAATAAATGAGTTCACCAACTCAAAGAAATGCTTAGAGTACATGTTTGGGGCATGTGTGATGAAGGGAGAGGATATACTCAAAGAAGAAGGGTATGGAGGAGAGAGTAGTAGATGGAAGAATGTTGGGGTGATGGTGTCCTTTATCTTTGCTTATAGATTCATTTCTTATATAATTCTCAGATACAGATGTTCCCAGCGTGTCATCTTCTGA
- the LOC131638414 gene encoding pentatricopeptide repeat-containing protein At2g13600-like — protein MGKHGFVRKVVGDLSFLDSSPFGKLLDSCVKSKSVFEARRVHARIIKTQFSSEIFIQNRLIDVYGKCGFLEDARKVFDHMLHRNTFSWNAVLSALTKCGALDEALNLFKCMPEPDQCSWNAMVSGFAQRDRFEEALRFFVDMHKEDFVVNEYSVGSALSACAGLIDLNIGVQIHGLISKSRYSLDVYMGSALVDMYSKCGVVDCAQRAFDDMDVRNIVSWNSLITCYEQNGPAGKALEVFVRMMSNGIEPDEITLASVVSACASLSAIREGLQIHGRVMKRDKFRNDLVLGNALVDMYAKCKRVNEARMVFDRMPLRDVVSETSMVSGYAKASSVKAARLMFSNMMERNVVSWNALIAGYTQNGDNEEAVRLFLLLKRESTWPTHYTFGNLLNACANLADLKLGRQAHTHILKHGFWFQSGEESDIFVGNSLIDMYMKCGLVEDGQLVFERMLERDNVSCNAMIIGYAQNGFGTEALEIFRKMLVSGEKPDHVTMIGVLSACSHAGLVEEGRRYFRSMTTDHGLAPIKDHYTCMVDLLGRAGCLDEANNLIQTMPMEPDAVVWGSLLAACKVHGNITLGKYVAEKLLEIDPLNSGPYVLLSNMYAELGKWKDVMRVRKQMRQMGVIKQPGCSWIEIQSHLHVFMVKDKRHPHKKDIYLILKILTEQMKRVGYVPEVDDDETYEEESDSELILHSEMEMGVDAAVG, from the coding sequence ATGGGTAAACATGGGTTCGTCCGAAAAGTGGTCGGTGACTTATCTTTTTTGGACTCGTCACCCTTCGGGAAACTATTGGACTCTTGCGTTAAGTCAAAATCTGTTTTTGAGGCGCGTCGCGTTCATGCTCGAATCATTAAGACACAATTTTCCTCAGAAATCTTCATTCAGAACAGGCTCATTGATGTTTATGGGAAATGCGGTTTTTTGGAGGACGCGCGCAAGGTGTTTGATCATATGCTGCACAGAAACACTTTCAGTTGGAATGCGGTTTTAAGTGCTTTGACAAAGTGTGGTGCGCTTGATGAGGCTTTGAACTTGTTTAAGTGTATGCCTGAGCCTGATCAGTGTTCTTGGAATGCTATGGTGTCTGGTTTTGCTCAAAGGGATCGTTTTGAGGAGGCGTTGAGATTCTTTGTTGATATGCATAAGGAGGATTTTGTGGTTAATGAGTATTCGGTTGGAAGTGCTCTTAGTGCTTGTGCAGGGTTGATAGATTTGAATATTGGTGTTCAAATTCATGGTTTGATATCGAAGTCTCGTTACTCGTTGGATGTTTACATGGGTTCTGCTCTTGTTGATATGTACTCCAAGTGTGGGGTGGTGGATTGTGCTCAGAGGGCTTTTGATGACATGGATGTGAGGAATATAGTTTCGTGGAACAGTCTGATTACTTGCTATGAGCAAAATGGTCCTGCTGGTAAAGCTCTAGAGGTTTTTGTAAGAATGATGAGTAATGGGATTGAGCCCGATGAGATTACTTTGGCCAGTGTGGTTAGTGCTTGTGCAAGCTTATCAGCTATTAGGGAAGGTTTGCAAATTCACGGTCGTGTTATGAAACGGGATAAATTTCGGAATGACCTTGTGTTAGGCAATGCTTTGGTTGATATGTATGCAAAGTGCAAGAGAGTTAATGAAGCTCGAATGGTTTTTGATAGGATGCCACTTAGGGATGTGGTATCTGAAACCTCCATGGTTAGTGGATACGCAAAGGCATCAAGTGTGAAAGCGGCGAGATTGATGTTTTCAAACATGATGGAGAGGAATGTGGTGTCGTGGAATGCTCTTATTGCAGGTTATACGCAGAACGGAGATAATGAAGAGGCAGTTAGACTATTCCTCCTCCTAAAAAGGGAATCCACCTGGCCAACTCATTATACCTTTGGCAACTTACTTAATGCGTGTGCAAATCTTGCCGATCTGAAGCTTGGAAGACAGGCACATACTCATATTTTGAAGCATGGTTTTTGGTTTCAGTCAGGGGAAGAATCTGATATTTTTGTAGGGAATTCTCTTATTGACATGTACATGAAATGTGGATTAGTGGAAGATGGGCAATTGGTATTTGAGCGTATGTTAGAAAGGGATAACGTCTCGTGTAATGCCATGATAATCGGATATGCGCAAAATGGTTTTGGTACCGAGGCCCTTGAAATTTTCAGGAAAATGCTGGTATCTGGAGAGAAACCAGATCATGTTACTATGATAGGAGTTCTGTCGGCATGTAGTCATGCAGGACTTGTTGAAGAAGGCCGCCGTTACTTCCGGTCAATGACGACCGATCATGGTTTAGCACCAATAAAGGACCATTATACATGCATGGTTGATTTACTTGGTCGTGCTGGTTGCCTTGACGAAGCAAACAATTTGATACAAACAATGCCAATGGAACCTGATGCTGTTGTTTGGGGATCATTACTTGCTGCTTGTAAGGTTCATGGAAACATTACATTAGGAAAGTATGTGGCAGAAAAGCTCTTGGAGATTGATCCCTTGAACTCTGGACCATATGTTCTTCTTTCAAATATGTATGCTGAGCTTGGTAAATGGAAAGATGTGATGAGAGTCCGGAAACAAATGAGGCAAATGGGAGTAATAAAGCAACCTGGTTGCAGTTGGATTGAAATTCAGAGTCATCTACATGTTTTCATGGTAAAAGATAAAAGACACCCTCACAAGAAAGACATCTATTTAATTCTGAAAATTCTAACAGAACAGATGAAGCGAGTTGGCTATGTGCCGGAAGTCGACGATGATGAGACTTATGAAGAAGAAAGTGACTCTGAACTTATTTTACATAGTGAAATGGAAATGGGAGTAGATGCTGCAGTTGGatag